In Hevea brasiliensis isolate MT/VB/25A 57/8 chromosome 13, ASM3005281v1, whole genome shotgun sequence, a single genomic region encodes these proteins:
- the LOC110667608 gene encoding basic leucine zipper 43-like, whose translation MLPGELTGIHYLAAESPIPFAANLGLIQQSNIPTFHFDRILSNFHNPTFPQPVHEFAPQSSSLSNNSTSDEADENQLSIIDERKQRRMISNRESARRSRMRKQKHLDELWSQVVRLRTENHNLIDKLNHVSECHDRVLQENARLKEEASDLRQMLTDLQIGSPFTVSALIDLKEVSCNTSHLRAESSDQSISSSVDLLH comes from the coding sequence ATGCTTCCAGGTGAGCTCACAGGTATTCACTATCTGGCAGCTGAAAGCCCAATTCCATTCGCAGCTAACCTTGGCCTGATACAGCAGAGCAACATACCAACCTTCCATTTTGACAGAATCTTAAGCAACTTTCACAACCCTACCTTCCCTCAACCTGTCCATGAATTCGCCCCTCAGTCATCAAGTCTCAGCAACAACTCAACTTCTGATGAAGCTGATGAAAACCAACTCAGCATCATTGACGAAAGGAAGCAGCGGAGAATGATTTCCAATAGGGAGTCTGCTCGTAGGTCGCGGATGAGGAAACAAAAGCACCTGGATGAGCTATGGTCTCAGGTGGTTCGTCTTCGAACGGAGAACCATAATCTGATAGACAAGTTGAATCATGTGTCCGAGTGCCATGACCGAGTTCTCCAAGAAAATGCCCGGCTCAAAGAAGAAGCTTCTGATCTTCGCCAAATGCTTACTGACCTCCAAATTGGTAGTCCTTTCACTGTCAGTGCTTTAATAGATCTCAAAGAGGTCTCCTGCAACACATCCCAT